Below is a window of Stygiolobus azoricus DNA.
ATCTTTTCTCCCTTAGATGTGATCACCGCGTTTCCATCAATTTTAGCCTCTACTCCCATGTGGAGTTTAATCCCCAGCTTCGAGAAGTAATTAGTTACACTTTTCCTTAAGTTTGGGTCATGTTTAGGGAGAAGTAAATCCTCTTTTTCTACTATGTGGACCTCCTTTCCTATCATTCTAAGGAGCCATCCATATTCTACTCCTCCTACTCCTCCTCCTACTATTACAACTTTGTTGAAATCTTTATCGAGATATGGAAGGTCGTCTGCAGCTAACGCCCCAGAGGGCTTTATAGTCCCGGTAGCTATTATTACCTTTTCTGAGTTAAGAGTTTGTCCATTAACTTCGATTTTCCCACCTTTTAGAGACGCCTTTCCATGTATAACGTTAATATCGTGGCTTTCTAATATGTATTCTAAGCCTTTTGAGAGTTGGTTTATTGCGTCCTTAGCAAGTTTAGTGAGTTCTAAGTAGCTGAAGTTCAAAGTTTTCCCTATTCTATCTAGAGAATAAGCTAGAGCCAAAGGATGGAGCATCGCTTTAGACGGAATACAGCCAAATAATACACAAGTCCCACCTAACTTTTCCCTCTCTTCAACCACTGTCACTTTCTCCCCTAAAGAAGCAGCTGTTAA
It encodes the following:
- a CDS encoding dihydrolipoyl dehydrogenase family protein — protein: MITIVGSGAAGVYAALTAASLGEKVTVVEEREKLGGTCVLFGCIPSKAMLHPLALAYSLDRIGKTLNFSYLELTKLAKDAINQLSKGLEYILESHDINVIHGKASLKGGKIEVNGQTLNSEKVIIATGTIKPSGALAADDLPYLDKDFNKVVIVGGGVGGVEYGWLLRMIGKEVHIVEKEDLLLPKHDPNLRKSVTNYFSKLGIKLHMGVEAKIDGNAVITSKGEKIEGDFVLLSFGRKPNLEGFEELRRDKWLLVNEYMETSLKNVYAAGDVTGSFTAHEAIHEGITAALNALGKRKAYDGSVVPKVIYTMPQIAYIGKTTGNCKKIDMVTLPRAIAEKETEGFLKICEEGGKIVGAVAFSERAEEIITIIGIAMKFGVSISSLLDFQFPHPSYLEAIWELVRTFEGIM